The following DNA comes from Vespa crabro chromosome 25, iyVesCrab1.2, whole genome shotgun sequence.
AGCACTTGtaaatgaaattgataaatatatataaaaaaaagtcagtaggaatattatcgttattctttaaaaatatacatatatattatcatgcaagttctaacattttttctttatattacacTTTTGTGGAACATTCTTGTTCAATGTGGATCTTCAGAAGATCATTATTTCGTGATAAAAGctgataataagaaagaacatggtttattatcaaatcacaatttaaatcaattcaaATACGATCCTACCTGGGAGAGTTTAGATGCACGGCCACTTCCTGATTGGTACGACAATGCCAAATTtggtatatttattcattggGGAGTATTCAGCGTTCCCAGTTTTGGTTCCGAATGGTTTTGGAATAATTGGAAAGGTATAATACGTTTGCTTGTTAAACAGCAACAAAatgatcaaacatatattatatataaatttgtcttTGTTATTGTAGAAGAAACCGGTACTAAATATCATGATTTCATGAAGGATCGGTATCCTCCTAATTACACTTATCAAGATTTTGCACGTGACTTTACTGCAGAATTTTTTAATGCATCTCAATGGAGCGAAATATTTCAAGCTTCTGGCGCAAAATATGTTGTATTAACTAGTAAACATCACGAAGGATATACATTGTGGCCATCGAAATATTCCTTCAGTTGGAATTCCATGGACGTAGGACCACAGAAAAATCTGATAGGTATTAAACACGTTTATTTCCATATGAATTAAAttctaattgatttttatatggaCCATAGGTGAATTGGCAGCAGCAATAAGATCATCATCTACCGACATCAAGTTTGGATTATATCATTCTTTATATGAGTGGTATAATCCAATGTATCTTGcagacaaaagaaataattttacaacgGATCATTTTGTTACACAAAAAATAATTCCAGAAATGCACGAGCTTATTGAAATGTTCAAGCCAGAAGTTATTTGGTCGGACGGCGATTGGGAAGCTACGGATTCTTATTGGAaatcaaaagaatttttatcttgGTTATATAATGATAGTCCTGTCAAAAATACAGTAGTTGTAAATGATAGATGGGGAACAAATATTCCATGTCATCATGGGGATTTTTACACTTGCACAGATCGTTATAATCctggtataattttttttttttttcttcttctttttatagaccagttaaatataattttcttcgagagaaatattaagataaatttttgttattactttgaaatattttttcaggAATACTTTTACCACATAAGTGGGAGAATTGTATGACCATTGATAAAAAGTCTTGGGGATTTCGTAGAAATGCTCCCTTGGATGAATATTTTACCCTTGacgaattaataaaagaattgataACTACAGTAAGCTGCGGTGGAAATTTATTGATGAATGTTGGCCCAACCAAGGATGGTATTATTTCTCCAATATTCGAAGAAAGATTACGTGGAATaggttcatttatttttttatattattatgaagttaaggtattaaacaatattgatataatgattttgatttaataGGTTCTTGGTTGAAGGTAAATGGTGAAGCCATTTATAATACTAAACCTTGGAAGATACAGAATGATACATTAACCAGTGATATATGGTATACCcaaagtaaaaatgaaaagagactTTACGTGTTAATTCTAGAGTGGCCAAAGGAAAGTACATTATCTTTGGGTTCTTTAAAAGTCCCTGGTAATACACGTATATCATTGCTTGGCTTTACAAAACAATTTGATGTATGTATCATCGATTATTAATGTGAGAATATGTCTACAATGATGCATatctttcattgttattatttgttttatagtGGAAGCAATATCCAACGAAATTAGTTGTGCATTTACCATGTGAAGCTCATAAAGGAGAACCAGCATGGGTATTAAGGGTCGAACaggaataacaaaaaaaaagaaaagaaaagaaaaaaaaggaaaaactatAATGCAAACTTgtcttaattatattaatttacagaatacgattaattaaaaattttatatttattttttagaaacTCCTATAGCTTCGGAGTTTCTCTTCACacaataaaaatctttcaaaagaataataatgtaattgtaactttaaatgatataacaaGTATCATAGTAATTAGTATGCAATGgcaaaatttttatgatattaattgcACATTAAACGTTAGCAACTTCATAGAGATAAGCGCCCAACAATTTTGTCTGCAAAGAAATTACCAGggtttattaaatttcagaCAAActgaatttcctttttttttttaaataattacagaAAGACATATACTCACCCCttgaatgtaattatatatattcaactTCTCATTTTGAGAATGAGCCCCATCATCACCAGCTCCAACAGGTAAGAGCAAAACATTTTTACCTGTGGCCTCTTGGAATGTAAGAGTAACAGGAATAGATCCACCTTCGCGAGAAAGATCAGGGTCGACATTATAAACGTGTTTAGTAGCAGTTCGTCCGGCTATATAATTCGGATGATCAGGATTTTCTGACCATGGTTTGCCTCCATGattcataataacgttaaatttATTTGGACTTTTTCTAGCTTCCCATTTTGCTTTCAAATATTTAGTTACTTTTGCAACAGTTAACTCTGGCGTCATGTTTGGTACCAatctaattgaaaattttccaatAACTTTTCTTGGAATAACAGTTTTTGCACCAGGCTCGCTAAAAGCACCTTCAATTCCATGAAGGGATAAACTTGGCTGTCTCCAACGATGCATCAAAAGTTGAATCTAacaagagagaggaaggaacaAAATTCATAagttcaataattaatttttatctaaatactTTTCAATAGATTTTAGAAagaagatttatttctttttcttttcttttcttttcttttgaaaataccTTGTCCTCGTTATGAGGTAATGTAACTGCTCCACAAGAATCACGAAGTTCATTCACATCGAATTCAATAGTTTCATAACTATTTAATTCTTGAACAGTAATAGGAGCAACGTTAtcgtaaatttcatttatcaatattttcccATTGACGTCTACCAAGGTATTCATCAAATAAATGAGATCTGCCATTGCTTCATGCACAATACCACCAAATGTACCACTATGCAAATCTTTGCTTGCACATGTTACCTCAATTTGAAAGTAACAAATTCCTCTTAATCCATATGTAATACAAGGTTTTGTAGTACCCAACCAATAGTTATCAGATATGCAAACATAATCTGTTCCTTTTAAGAAAGTATTCTTACGGCTCCAAAGTAATTCATCCAATCCTTCGCTCCCACTTTCTTCCATACCTTCGAATACAAACTATAAACTCAAAATTAGATTACGTTCAAATGAATTACTCTTATGAATTGAAAATACCTTTATGTTAACTGGAATGTCTTCACCGATGGCTTTATAAGCTTGAAGTGCATGAAGCCAACACAAAACTGGTCCTTTATCATCCGTACTACCACGTCCATAAagcttatcatttttttcggTAAGGACAAAAGGCTCAGTATCCCATCCATCTTCTTTAAGCGCTGGCTGGACATCTAAATGTCCATATAAAAGTACAGTTTTCTTTTTAGGATTGGAACCGAGATTACCCAAGAGTACAGGTGGAAGTGGAATTTCAATATCATTTGGCAATT
Coding sequences within:
- the LOC124432455 gene encoding alpha-L-fucosidase, whose translation is MQVLTFFLYITLLWNILVQCGSSEDHYFVIKADNKKEHGLLSNHNLNQFKYDPTWESLDARPLPDWYDNAKFGIFIHWGVFSVPSFGSEWFWNNWKEETGTKYHDFMKDRYPPNYTYQDFARDFTAEFFNASQWSEIFQASGAKYVVLTSKHHEGYTLWPSKYSFSWNSMDVGPQKNLIGELAAAIRSSSTDIKFGLYHSLYEWYNPMYLADKRNNFTTDHFVTQKIIPEMHELIEMFKPEVIWSDGDWEATDSYWKSKEFLSWLYNDSPVKNTVVVNDRWGTNIPCHHGDFYTCTDRYNPGILLPHKWENCMTIDKKSWGFRRNAPLDEYFTLDELIKELITTVSCGGNLLMNVGPTKDGIISPIFEERLRGIGSWLKVNGEAIYNTKPWKIQNDTLTSDIWYTQSKNEKRLYVLILEWPKESTLSLGSLKVPGNTRISLLGFTKQFDWKQYPTKLVVHLPCEAHKGEPAWVLRVEQE
- the LOC124432454 gene encoding cytosolic non-specific dipeptidase; translation: MTEQKAKALPETLTKLFGYIDAHKVEYIDNLREAVAIKSVSAWPDHRNEIIKMVKWMEEKLKELGATTELADIGVQKLPNDIEIPLPPVLLGNLGSNPKKKTVLLYGHLDVQPALKEDGWDTEPFVLTEKNDKLYGRGSTDDKGPVLCWLHALQAYKAIGEDIPVNIKFVFEGMEESGSEGLDELLWSRKNTFLKGTDYVCISDNYWLGTTKPCITYGLRGICYFQIEVTCASKDLHSGTFGGIVHEAMADLIYLMNTLVDVNGKILINEIYDNVAPITVQELNSYETIEFDVNELRDSCGAVTLPHNEDKIQLLMHRWRQPSLSLHGIEGAFSEPGAKTVIPRKVIGKFSIRLVPNMTPELTVAKVTKYLKAKWEARKSPNKFNVIMNHGGKPWSENPDHPNYIAGRTATKHVYNVDPDLSREGGSIPVTLTFQEATGKNVLLLPVGAGDDGAHSQNEKLNIYNYIQGTKLLGAYLYEVANV